In Lolium rigidum isolate FL_2022 chromosome 7, APGP_CSIRO_Lrig_0.1, whole genome shotgun sequence, the DNA window ACGCATTGGCCATGGACCACCCCTCGCGCCGAGCCGTCCTTCCAGGTGGTTGTGGCACGGCGGCGTGCGGACGGAAGTCGCTACGCTTCAACCACCGATTGCGTGCATGATCACCGGTTGCTTTCGATTTGCGGCGCCAGATTGGCTAGCTGCTCGAACTTCAACAGCCTACTGGCGCTTTCAGTTTCAGGCTTTCAGGTCAGTGCCAAGTGATTGTCTCAGTTTCAGCTCATTCGTGATACTACTATAGCTCGGCGCTTCTCTGTAGCCGTTGCTCCTGGCAATTGAAGACGGACGATTGAATTGTTCAAATGGATCACCGATCAAGCTCTTCTAGTCCCTGATATTACTCATCTTGCAAATAATCTCACAGATTAATGTATCCCTGATATTCTCAAGAACAGAATCTCTGAAACCTTTAGTGCTCCACAGTACGCAGTACAATAACTCATGGCAAGATGATCCTTTGCTCCCTTTGCCGTGATCAGACTTCAGATGCTGGCATAGTGACATGCTGTTTAATGATTAGTCGTATCTCTGCCGTATTATATATGTCACTATGATAAGGCGGGGAGGAGAGGTAAAGGAGGAGATGACGGTACAGAAGGTATCACGGTACTCATGATATTGCGGCCCAGGTGCCATGGGAGAAATGATGCTTCCCtcttcatcccccttctcttctgCTCCCTTTTCGGATACTAATTAAAGGACGAATCCTAAGAAACTTCCCAGATCAGCTTTCTGGTGGGGAACATGTGAGCTACCTGTTGCAGAGAGCTGAACTTTGATCTCTGTGGGGATCAAATCATATCCAGTTTTGAATATATGATACTTCTGTACTTCCTGCTTGTCAGCAAAGTTCAGAAAAGGAGAGCAGGGAAGAGTTGGAAGTTGAAAACCGCAAAATGAAGGTGGCTTTTGTCAATCTGACTGTGAAGCAAGTGAGCTACAATCATCAGAAAGTGCAAAAGATATGTGTTGAGTGAATAGCATTTGAAAAGAACTTTGTACATGGAAAATTCGCCGCTGTTCGTCTGGCAGAATTTGTGAAGCTAACGTGGGTCTTCAGCAAGTTGCAAATCTTATTTGAAGCTGGGCTGAACCTTTTGCTCGTAGGTGCTGATCACATGTAGCATGAGTGCATGACTGCCTAATCTTAGGACCACCCGAGTTCGTTGGTGCCCTCTCCTTTACATTGGACGCAATCACCCATGTCGTGCATTTTCAATTAGCAGGCCTAACAACCATGATTTGGTGAAGAAAAGAGATAGGCATCAATCAGGTCGTGTCGTCAGTTAGCTCATCGCAAAGGCGCCTCCGCATCTTTCATCTAAAATCATGATCTCAACCTCGGAATACTACCGCCACGACCGTAATTTCCCACGGCGGTTCATCCAAAATGCGCACTCGTACACGAGCTTTGCCGCGGGGACAACTGAATCTTCAGAGGAgatgtgatcgatgttcttgcccAGATGTCACCGAGAGAACGAATGGTGTGGACTGTGGTGTAAAGGAAGAGACAAAATTTCAACAAGGTGGACCAACAAATAACCGCGACGACTGTGCGGGGTCGTCTGCGTATGGCCCGGTCCGGCCAGCCCACCAAAAGAGCTGTCGGCGTCACCCTCGACGGAGGCAACGCTACTCCGACGGCTATCCTCGGTGTACTCCGGACCACCGGCGTAGGGCTGGACACGGGTCCCTCTAAAGCCAGACCGTGATGGCGTTGTCACGGTGTTAGAGCTAcgtcgagggctgccctcggcatagcctcctcttctttttttttgatCTACGCCGACGGCTACCCTCAGCATAACCttgaaaatgataaaaaaatatataaaaaaaatcgtttgagattcatgtatgttacacaacatactattagggaaaattaataaatttgaatttcgactttTGTTGCAAAAAAAAGTTTATTTTTCGGTTAAAGGATATGAACTTTTGCATACGAAGTTGGGAAAATGTATAACCTATCAAAATGACCGACTCGAAAAGTTACATCCAATTTCACCCAGATTTACCCGGTTGGCATTTTTTAGATTCTCGAAATTtcaaatggaaatatgaaaggAAGATTTTAATATTTGCGGAAATttaggattttttatttttttaaataaattaataattgcatcctgcataaagattattattacttaaccatgatgtttatttaaataattgTTTAAAACTTAAAATAATGAAGAGTTGTGATATCACGGTCTAAGGGTTAAtaagattgatatggtagtacatTTCTTTCGTGGAAGCTTAACCGGAATGAACGAAGATGTTAAATGTGCTAGGGTTGGAGTAGTGCGAGGATGAGTGACCAAATTGGAAAATTTGACCATGagtgtaatttgacctaagattaagtgtagttaaaaTTAAAATGATTCATGTGAGAGATTTAAAAAAAAGATTaaaaaacaaattaaaaaatatattttgaagttATCAGACGACGTGGCTACGCTTACGGCCACCATCGGTGTATACGGGCTACGACGAGGGCCGGGTCTACGCGGGCGGTCCACGTGGCTGTGGCGAAGAGGACCTCGCCGagttacgccgagggctgccgtcgacgGTCCaatgtggctacgccgagggtttcTGGCCGCTGGGGCCTTGCGTCATTCCTGTAGTGATTTGAGCAAGTCTTTGACATCTTTTTGTACAAACATGGCCATGATCATGACGGGATGTTTGCACTTGCCCACTCACGGTCACGGGTCACCGCAACAAAACATAGCCGCTAGCTTTGACAGTTTGCGAGACATTTTTCAACCAAACAAGTGGGATGTGACATCCAGCCACTTTTGCAAAGGAAGAAATAAGTAACAAACAAAATCTGCACTGGCTGAAACACGAACCGCGGTATGCCGGCCTAGCTAACACGGAGCCGGGTAGGTAAGTGCATGATTAGATCAGTGTCGCTCGTCGTGCACCATGGTCTTTCTTTTCCCTCGAACAAACTCGCACCATGTTCTCGTGCATCAATGGCCTGATTTGATTTGCCATTTCTGATAGCACTACACAACTCCGGACAGGCATACTCACCAAATAGCACGTTTTATCCACGAAGTACCGGCCTCGTTGAGTCGTTGGTCCACACGGTTCCATCCGTCTCTACATTCCTAAAATAGAATAAAATGCCACTATTGTGCCCGTCTACTTCATCACCATTTTTAAAATTTCGGTGGAGGTTCTTCTCAAGATCGTTAGTATCAGATGTGCGTATATTTGGCCACAAGCCAAAAGACAGGAGAGGCCTCGGCATTCTCAACCTCAACAAATTTGTCGGGGCACTTCAGCTAATAAATACTATGGCTTTTGGAGTCCTCTTGGCTCGATTGGTGCTGCCCCACGGACATCACACCGCTCATTTTCAAGTTCTCGAGTAAGAGAACATGCAACGTCGGAAAGGCCATGGAGAATAACTCGTGGGTTTCTCAAATCAACATCCAAAATGGTCTTAGCACCAATAATATTGCTCAATTTGCCAAGTATTGAGCAATGTTTGTCTCACATTCAACTCCCCGACAGTTTTGTTTGGTTGGTTCTCCGAAATAGAATTTGGATGGCGGGTAGGTTAGAGCGGCGAGGTTGGTAAAATTGTGGTCTTTACAAGCTTTGCGACCAAGTTTGGTCGTGCCTAAGAGAGTGGACCGCCCTTGAAGATGCCAACCGAAGTGATTGGGATGCCACACAAACCATCATAGATTGGTGGAGAACCATCGTGCCAAAACGAGGGCCGTCAAGGAAAGCTATGGCATGTCTTATCATGCTTGTTTCATGGCAGATATGGAAAGAACAGAACGCTCGTGTATTCCGAACCGTTCGACCACCGTGGCTATGGCGATTCCAAGAACTATAGACCAAGTGAAAATGTGGTCCTTGGTCGGAGCTAAAGCATCGAGTAATGTAATGATGAGAGACTAGTTTTTATTTCAGGTGTGCCTTGCCTTTTGCCTTGACACGGGCTTTATTAGGGCATGTTTAATGGGAGGCGCTTGAGCATTAAAAAGTCCGGCAATTAATCCTACCGTCTGCCCAACAGATTAGAGCTCCAATGCATGCCTTAGTTTCAGGCGCTTATTCTTCAACGGACTTGGCCCGATTTTTGTGCTGTATAAGCCTAAAACTAGCGAAGCGTCCGGCGCAAGGTTTGGCATCGACCCCAATAAATAAGCGCCTGTCAACCGGGATTATACAAGACAACTGCCGATCGGCCGGGGCTAAAATTCTAGCGCCTGTGAATAAGCATCTGCATTGTAGATGCCCTTAGACTCCAAAAACCTTCTTGTTAACCAATGAGAATGGTAAACCTAAGATGCTGCGACGTCCGAGAGAGTTAGCCAAAGCAAAACCAACTGAATGCTGGTGACGAGTGTTGCCGAAGCGCCATGTCTTCCAAATTGCATAGCCCACCGTGTAGAGTGTAAATTATCAACGACCTGGTTCGTGTTTGACTGGGGCGCACGCAGGGCTTGAATTCCTACGAGTGGATTCTCAACGACCGGCTGCCCAACGTGCCCCTAGCTTCCTGTGCTGGCTGGAGAAAGTCGTTGCCATGATGACTGGAGCGTGACCCAAAGAGGAATAAACCAAGATACTCCACCATGTGCAGCTAGCTGGTGCTGTTTCTGGAGAGTACGTAGTACAGTCTGCAGACGTGCGTACGTGTAGCATGTGGTGAACACGTCTTGTGTGTATATAAACTAACCTGTACATACGTGGCGACGTGGCGTCGCCCTGAACGTTACTTTACAAGTCAGATCACCTGGGTCAATTCCTTGAGCGCGCGTCACGGTGCAGTTAGTATTCCCTCCGACCCGTTCAGCCGTCGCTCTGCTCCgtggacgcgccgccgccgccgccgccggtcaaaCCACGGAACGGTCGTCCCAGCAAGCTGCAACTAGAAGGGAATTAAAGCAGAGAGATCGTTCAGAAAAGTCGGGGAAAATCCATGGAAAGAAGAAGAGTCGGTTCAATAGAGGAAAAGAAAATACGGACCAGTAGGATATATTCTTGCACGTCGCACGTTTGCTGATCCGACCTCGCGTTGCGTTGCTAGCTGCCGAGTGCTGCCGTCGCTTCGgttggccgccggccggccgtcGTTTTCTTAACACGAACGAACGCATGACCGGCCGGCCGGTGCCGATCCACTCCGTCGCTACCTGCCATATATGGCCACGTTGCTTTCTGTTTCAGCATCTCGAAGGAAGTACGAGGTACGCACTACCCGCCACCACTGGGCttgcaatttctttttctttttttactgaGGAATGCAACATGCACTATTCATTTTGACTCCATTTAAATATAAGTGTCTCATAGATATATCAATAACTAAGAAGTGTCTAGATAGACACTTGTTTTTGGATGGCGCTATTGTGTTAGGTTACTGTTGGGCATGTATGGTGCCATGCATTCTCCTAGCTAGCCCGGTGGAGCAAAAGTTGGGTTGATTGGATACGCGAGTTCCCTACGCGTTGTGACCAATAGTTTCCTCATAACCACCCTCGTGTCATGCTCGTCTTTGTAAAAGGGAATCTTTTCCTGCACGAGCTTAGCCGGTCATGGCCGGGGATGGTGGGAGCACGCGGCGAGCTGCAgcgaaaagagaaaaggaaaaaaggggGACCGGAAATTAAGGATTTCGTCACCTCCCGCTGAAACCCTTGTACATTTTGAGGAGGTGGTATATATAGACCTCATGTAGTCATGTGATGATGACCTTGCGGTGTTAGaatgacacccacttttgttaTGGTGGTAGCTTAACACCATACTTACTTGTGATCCTCTTTGGGTAGTCATGATGCATGCTCCTCTTAGCTTATGATCTGGTGTGAATTTATGATGCTTTGTTACTATTTCATTATTGCGTGCGATGGTACAAAAGTGAGCTGCATTTTTTAGACGGATTGTATCTAGACAAAAGTGAGCAGTTTCTGTTAAGACGGAGGGATTACCTTATTTATTCTTCTTCTGCCATGTTATTGGTGTGTGATGTACAGAAAGAGGCGTCTAAGAGTCCACGATTCATGTAGGATTTTCCAATATCAAGACAACAACTATAGAGGGTATGTAACTTTGGAGGAGGTACATGATGAGTACCAGAGCTTCTAGGATGATCAAGCTATGGCTAACAAGGCAATGGTTGTTCACCGAATGGTTGTTGTAGCCATgcctataggcgaaggggcacctTAGGTCCGAGAGAGTAGGTTGAAAGATTtcatcatcgtcggcatgattATCGTGATCATTAAGACCATGTTCTTATGATTTCTTTATGCTCggatgtaatatgcaatgaaatcATAAGTTCACCATATTTAAACCATGGTAACAATATGCAGCCTCATGTCTGCAACCAAACACTTATGATTGCATAGAGTTGCTTGTCCAATGCAGAAAAGGGCTCTGCGAACTACCAAGCAGAGTAGAAAACATAGAGACGGCCCAAGATTTTCCCTTGAGAAGGCTAAAATAGGTGTAGTCTACCAAACACATCGCATTTGAGTTTCGAGGCTTTGGGTTTGCTCCATCAAAAGCATGCGCGGAAACAAAACCAGAACAATTACGTGGTTGGATGGTTATGAGGGCAGTGGTACCCACCCAACCAGAGTTCCAGTCTAGGTTTGACACTTTAGTGTATCGTACATGCGGAATCttcttttagtggaagacgaggtTCCCGTCAATAGCGATGTGTCTGTGGTGACTTTGTCAATCTCAAGACTGCCGAATTATCAGTTTGTTTGACTCATTTCTTGGAGTTGCTTACAGAAGTAGGATGTGCGTTCATGTGTTCATAAGGATAAATGTACGTGGGTATTTGTGAGGGTATGCATCTGTATCATGTTTTGTAAAAAAAACGAAACGAGACATGACTTTCTTATTCTGTCTTGCCAGACAAATAAAAATCTCTGGTGTTTTTCAGCGCTGCTGCCTGACCAAACATGGTCCATCATTTCCTGTGGCGTCATGTCAAATGAAGGCACCTCCGACCCCTCAACAGTCAACAACCAACAACCCCGAAACGGAATCCGCGGGAACGGAAGTCCCTATCTGCAAAAACGGCTAGTACTGCCACAAGTATAAATTTTCGTATGCTTTTGCTGCCGTTTCTGCCGCGCCCATTCCAGCTCTGCTCCTTTCTTTCCCCTTCCTTCTCCATCCAGCAACGACTCCTCCGGATCCCCTGCCGGAGCCGGAGCAAGCGCCATGGGCGCCATAGTCTCCTGCATGTCCGGCCGCAACGGCCGGTCCCCCTCGgcctccccgccgcccgccgccaagcggcgctcctccgtctcatcccgccgcagcggcggcgccggcgccaagGCCGCGGAGATCGACGAGCaggcgctggccgccgccgcggcgctcgTGCTGGGGCAGCGCGGCGCTGGAGGCGCGTTCGACCGGTCGGCGTCCGTAAGGTACGCCTCgaagcggcagcagcagcagggccCGCCGCTGCCGAGGAGCTCCAGCACGCGCCCGCGCTCGCTCGCCGACCCCGAGCTCCAGCCGCAGCACCTCCTCGCCAAGGTACTACCGACGCGTTCTTTCCTTCAATTCCTTCGCCGCTTGCTTCCTACGGTCGCATTGCTTCGTTGGTCCGCGTGCCGCCGCGTGGAAGTTGAACGCTGCTCCTTGTTGACTTTTCCTTTTACTCTACTCGCACGGGGTTCCTGGTGGGGATCGGTTGGTTTTCGCGTCGCCCGTGGGGAACCTCCGTCATCTTCTACTACAGTAGTAAACGTTTCTTGAATACATCGCGTCCTCCTTCGATTTGTTACCATGGCGAGGGGGATTAGATCGTGGGAGAACCAGTAGTGCTTCCATTTTGCAGAGGATCTATGAGCCATTTGCGCCACCGGCTAGTGGGGCTATATATAACATGGAGAGCCTGCAGCTCCAGGTGTCTGTCCATCCGTTCCTCCATGGCTGCACAATGTAATCCATAGGACGAGCTGTGGAGCATTGATTTGGGCCAACGTGTTGGAAACTACGGTTGTGTGGGTGATTGCCTGATAGGGGGTGGTTGTTGCTGGTACATATCGGCATGATTCAGTATTCAGATGCCATTCCATTCATTGCTTCTTGTAGCCTCCTAGGACAATGATGTTGGCGCATGTGTTCATTTATTCTACAGAGGACACTCGGATATCTTTTTCTCCAAAAAAAATGGGGGTTGAATGTTTAGCTTTTGTAAATATAACTCTGTAAATACTTGCTTTATGTAAATATATAATATAAAAAATCCAATGGGATGCTCTCCCACTGTTTAGCCTCAAAATAAAAGAGAGGGGGTATCTGCCAACTTGTGCAATGGTGACGGATCCTCATTCCTGAAATTACTTACTAGTTCAAATTGTTTCAGTCACGGTGAATCTGTGTTATCTTTGTttagtcaaaaaaaaaagtttcgtTGTTAACTAGCCTCTCTTGACCGTTACTAGAAATGGCTGTCGGCAGCCAGCAAGCTTGACTTATATACAGCCATAATTGACCGCTGAGCAATCATAATTGATGATTCCTGTTGACTGTTCACTACTAAGAAGATTTTGGTTTAAGAACGGCCCCACACGTGTTTTGGTGGAAGAGGGGGATTTGGTTTACTGGTAAATTCGTGTTTGCTATTTTCAATGTCACTGCTAAATTGTTAGATGTCGTTTTTCGAAAAGGAGGTTGAGACTCCTGGCCTCTGCATAGAAGAGATGCTTATGGCCTTAAGTTTTTTTTGGATGTGTATATACGGTAAGCTGAATTAGCACGCATTTTGGCTGTAAATTGGGGTTTTATTTTCTAATAACGTGCAAACAACCACTTCTACAGTTGCAACTAGTAAAACGGTAGTACCCTTATGACAATTTGTCTGCTACTTCTGTTCCTGAATTCTGTTGAAACTTCAAAATATTTATTACAGATTGTCACTTAGGTAATGCAGATGTTCAAAGTTGTTTTAAGCTTGTCGCTTGTGTACACTTCCACACAACATAAATGTTGGCTATGTCCATTTGTGTGCAGACCGGAAGCAAATGGAGCTCTTCCATTAATTGGAAGATGTTACAATACTATTTGTATATCTAACCACGGTCATTGCATCCATATAGTATCAGATTGACCAATGATTTACTTCTTCAACAGGATTTGAATACTAAAGATTtggaaaccaacatcattgttcttGTTCACGGAGGCGGGTTTGGTGCTTGGTGCTGGTACAAGACCATGTCACTTCTTGAAGATAGTGGGTTCAAAGTCAATGCTATCGACTTAACAGGCTCCGGGATTCATTGCTCTGATACAAACAAGATTAGCAGTCTTTCAGAGTATGCTGAGCCACTTACATCTTACCTTAAGGGCCTAGGTGATGCTGAAAAGGTATGGTCTCTTTTCAAATACTAATCATAATATGTTTCACATATACGCCAGAGTCTACCTCAATTAGGAATGTTTATTAAGCTACAGTTGACTATTGTAGTTGATAACATAATAAGAAGTTAAGATAGACACTACGTTTTCTTTTGCGGGTAAAAAAGATTGACAATATTAGCCTAAGATTACACCCAACCATTTGATGCAGCATACATATAAGATAAGTACTGTATGTTTCAGTGTTCGGAATAACTTTATAAGGGATATATTCTGTAAACGTATTTTGGCGATCATAATAATAGGAATCATTCAAATTGATACTAAAATGTGAGTCTGTGAACACCAGCTAAGTTTTTCTGATGGTTATGGTTTGAAGTAGGAGAGTTAGTATTTGCTTAAATAGTTTTAAATAGCTGCATCACATGCCATTAATGCACGTGTAATTTATCTATGAAGGGGATGTCATTTTTGGTTAGTAAAGTAAATTCTGTGCGCTCTGATGATCAGATTCAACTTCGCATTTTCTTAGTATTATTGGAATTTCATTTGTTGTGCTGGTTTTCATATTTTCAACCACCACATAATTTCTTTAAATAAATTTTTACCGTTAAGTTCAAGTGTACATCATACCCCCTGTTCTCTGATATTCTTGCTATGCACATCATCTTTGCTACCCAACCAATTATACTCTATTGATATTTTTGTTATTGCACAGGTGATTTTGGTTGCACATGATTTCGGTGGTGCTTGCATATCCCATGCAATGGAGATGTTTCCCTCGAAAATTGCCAAAGCTGTTTTCCTTTGTGCAACAATGCTGACAAATGGACATAGTGCTCTTGATATGTTCCAACAGGTTGATCTCTATGACAGTGTGATTGTAATTAAAAATATGATGAAAAAACTTAATTTTATATCGCCTTCAAGTTAGTACTTTTGAGGATTCTGCTTGATGCCAGACGATTCTTCTCCATATGCTGCAGATGGATACAAATGGCATGCTCCAAAAGGCACAGGAATTTGTATACTCCAATGGCAAGGACCGGCCTCCCACTGCTATCAACATCGACAAGGCCTCGATAAGAGATCTACTATTCAACCAAAGTCCTGCCAAGGTATTATACTTTCCATGGTCACCTCCAACTATATCGCTGAATCCTAGTTTGAAAATTGAACTCTGACACCCACTCATTGTGTTCCTGAAGGATGTCACCTTGGCTTCGGTGTCCATCAGACCTGTCCCATTTGCCCCGGTAATGGAGAAACTCATCCTAACAGAAGAAAACTACGGGTCTGTGCGGAGATTCTTCGTTGAGACCACGGAGGACAACGCGATACCTCTATCCCATCAGCAGAGCATGTGCACGGCCAACCCGCCAGAGAAGGTTCTGCGGCTGAAAGGGTCCGACCATGCCCCTTTCTTCTCGAGGCCACAAGCGCTGCACAAAGCACTTGTAGAGATAGCAACCTTGCCACCAGCTAAGGCATCATGAGAGCTTGTTCTATATCAGATTTTTTTTCCAGCCAGCGAGATCGCCATGATTGTTCGgatggctgctgctgctgatgcTGTATATGTTGAGGTTGACAGTATGCTTTGAGGCAGAATGCCATGGTTCAGAAGTCATTATACAGAATGCTGGTTCTGTCACGGTGCAGCAGCAGAGTAGGAGCTCTGAAATTCACCCTCATCTTGACGACCTTGCCATTGCTAATTAATTGTTGACGCATATGTAATTCTAGTACAGCCAAGTGAGGAAAATGAAAGGAAGCTGACTGTTTCTTCTATCGGTGTGAATTATGGTTTTAGGCtactcatagtggagagtaacataatgtggtgtcatgcataagttactagtctatgttactagtctatgttactagtctaatggaaagtaacttagaggtAGTATCATGCAAAATCTCATTTATTAATTTATAGACTCAttttgtcttggggtgtgtgatgttatggtaacatagctagttaccacctccctctctttcttcatttattgttatgccatgtcactaaaatacaatggagtgtgtgatgttactagctaagttactcccactgtgAGCAGTCTTACAAAGCCGCATTGGCGCGAAATCATATGTAATCCTGACTCAGGTGTCAGGTCCTATGCGTGTGATAGTCTTTTGATCGGATTTCACCCTTGATCGCCGACGTAGCAAACGAGGTACTCTTGGAGGCCGCAGCGGCGGGGAAGGGGTATGATGACCTTACCTGGTTCTGAGGTCAAATGGTTTTTTCCTTCCATCCTCCATTTCGAGGACATACTCAAATGTCGGGTCAATCGTCCTGAAACCCATGTGTCCAGCTTGATGACGTCTCAGACTCTCTGTTCGTCCTGTGCTTTGGGCTCCTGAGGTAACTGAAGTTGGGACGAAGCCCCAGCTGCAACATGTTGTGGGAGCCCATATTTGCCGCTCTCAGCGTCGCCTCCCGGGAAGACGGATTCTCTatgcaccgaccaggtcggcgcgtaccgtGCCGCACACTGacgcgcggtacgggccggcccagttcgggtGTTGGGCCAGTTGGATGCTTTTTTTCTGAGTCATTTTTccgttatgttttttttttcatttatgtttctttttaatttttgttacttttttcgtttttaagatttaattttttaaatttacaTATATTTTTGAATGTAAAATGTTCTAACTAAAAAAAttcgagaaaatttcaaattcgaaaattgttcaagtataaaattgttcaaatgcgaaaattgttcaattattgttcaaattcgaaaaattttcaggtataaaaattgttcatatataaaaaataataatttttttgaaaaatatttgtTCCAATTTAAATTTTGTTCTAATTTAAATTTTGTTCCAATtaaaaatttgttccaatttgaaaattattccaatctgaaaaatgttcaaattttgaaaatatttaaatttctgaaaaaattaaataattttaaaaaatcgggtctaaaaagaatcagcttttaaaaaacgtaaaaagaaaaattaaacagaaaaaacaaaaaagcaaaaaaaaaaaacaagagtgggaatgtgttgggccggcccgacaacccgcctggggggtgtgcggcgcctggtccgcGCCTACCAGGTTGGCGTACAACACCCCCCCGGGAGGACGCGTGAAGCGGCCGCCCGGTGGG includes these proteins:
- the LOC124677904 gene encoding putative methylesterase 11, chloroplastic is translated as MGAIVSCMSGRNGRSPSASPPPAAKRRSSVSSRRSGGAGAKAAEIDEQALAAAAALVLGQRGAGGAFDRSASVRYASKRQQQQGPPLPRSSSTRPRSLADPELQPQHLLAKDLNTKDLETNIIVLVHGGGFGAWCWYKTMSLLEDSGFKVNAIDLTGSGIHCSDTNKISSLSEYAEPLTSYLKGLGDAEKVILVAHDFGGACISHAMEMFPSKIAKAVFLCATMLTNGHSALDMFQQMDTNGMLQKAQEFVYSNGKDRPPTAINIDKASIRDLLFNQSPAKDVTLASVSIRPVPFAPVMEKLILTEENYGSVRRFFVETTEDNAIPLSHQQSMCTANPPEKVLRLKGSDHAPFFSRPQALHKALVEIATLPPAKAS